A portion of the Acidobacteriaceae bacterium genome contains these proteins:
- the mobF gene encoding MobF family relaxase: MLDISKPLNATQAQDYHKLDYTSPTQSYYAEGDAVKGEWQGKLAESMGVSAEVSALEFSRLTEGQHPVTGEQMVRHRIATEYKNPDGSTTKAVAHRAGWDAMFAPAKSVSLTALVGGDERIRVAHREAVTVALDELEKYTHARLGGNKPAEQTGKFLAAKFEHDTARPVDGYAAPQLHTHAVIFNVTQRADGKTRALQEQPFFESQNFVTAVYQSELMYRLRSLGYEIEPGQSGAPEIKGYTPEFLTASSQRREKIKEEMERRGVSGPEAAEIAARSTREKKHTLTPAEVLAAHRDLAAEYGNQPERVVAEARVRAQHQSHNPDQAAHAKEAVTYARSSLFEREAVLDERVLLRDALRRGMGMTTYPQVRGEFEARQQRGDFLPVDGHKYASGKSFTTAETIAAERANIAQVQAGRNAVRPIMSAEAAQHQAHSRSYLNNSQKRVIEEVLNSTDRIHGLQGRAGTGKTSVVSSIREGAEKSGFVVEGFAPTSRAAAQLREAGIEATTLQSFLARSVDRSADSRHLYMLDESSLASTRQMRAFLTKLNANDRVLVIGDTAQHQGVDAGRPFQQMQEAGMRTSQLDRILRQKDPELLKAVEHLSKNETREGIRLLREQGRIIEVTDRRDRIAAIAKDYAARPADTIVVSPDNRSRQEINEAVRNELKQQGYLALVQKPCIHLRTALT; the protein is encoded by the coding sequence ATGCTCGATATCTCTAAACCATTGAACGCAACTCAGGCGCAGGACTATCACAAACTCGATTACACCTCGCCTACGCAGAGCTATTACGCCGAAGGCGATGCGGTGAAGGGCGAGTGGCAGGGCAAGCTCGCCGAGTCGATGGGTGTTTCAGCGGAAGTTTCTGCGCTGGAGTTTTCGCGTCTCACTGAGGGTCAGCACCCGGTAACCGGCGAGCAGATGGTACGCCATCGCATCGCTACCGAATACAAGAATCCTGATGGTTCCACCACGAAAGCGGTCGCCCACCGCGCCGGTTGGGATGCCATGTTCGCCCCGGCGAAATCCGTTTCACTGACCGCATTGGTGGGCGGGGACGAACGCATCCGCGTGGCACACCGCGAAGCTGTCACCGTTGCGTTGGACGAGTTGGAAAAGTACACGCACGCGCGTCTCGGGGGGAATAAGCCTGCCGAGCAGACGGGTAAGTTCCTCGCTGCCAAGTTCGAGCATGACACCGCGCGGCCCGTGGATGGCTACGCCGCGCCGCAGCTCCACACCCACGCTGTCATCTTCAATGTCACCCAGCGCGCGGACGGTAAAACACGGGCGTTACAGGAACAACCATTTTTTGAAAGCCAGAACTTCGTAACGGCTGTCTACCAGTCCGAGTTGATGTACCGTCTACGTTCCTTGGGGTACGAGATCGAGCCCGGACAGAGCGGGGCACCTGAGATCAAGGGATATACACCCGAATTTCTGACTGCCTCTAGTCAGAGGCGGGAGAAGATCAAAGAAGAAATGGAACGGCGTGGCGTTTCCGGCCCGGAGGCCGCCGAAATCGCGGCCCGTTCCACGCGCGAGAAGAAGCATACGCTGACGCCCGCTGAGGTCCTCGCCGCCCATCGGGATCTGGCGGCAGAGTACGGCAACCAACCAGAACGGGTTGTTGCGGAGGCCCGCGTTCGTGCCCAACACCAATCTCACAACCCCGACCAGGCAGCCCATGCGAAAGAAGCCGTCACCTACGCGCGTTCATCCTTATTTGAGCGAGAGGCTGTCCTGGACGAGCGTGTCTTGCTCCGAGATGCGCTCCGTCGCGGCATGGGGATGACCACATACCCACAAGTCCGTGGTGAGTTTGAGGCTCGGCAACAACGTGGCGACTTTCTCCCCGTTGACGGCCACAAATACGCATCCGGCAAAAGCTTTACGACAGCGGAAACAATCGCTGCGGAACGCGCCAACATCGCTCAAGTGCAGGCTGGACGGAACGCCGTGAGGCCGATCATGTCGGCCGAGGCCGCCCAGCATCAAGCGCACTCCCGCTCCTATCTCAATAACTCCCAAAAGCGTGTCATTGAGGAAGTTCTCAATTCCACCGATCGTATCCACGGTTTGCAGGGACGCGCAGGAACCGGCAAAACGAGCGTCGTCAGTTCCATCCGTGAAGGTGCCGAAAAAAGTGGTTTCGTCGTGGAAGGATTCGCGCCAACATCGCGTGCCGCCGCACAGCTTCGTGAAGCTGGAATCGAAGCCACCACGTTGCAGAGCTTCTTGGCCAGAAGTGTCGACCGAAGTGCTGACTCGCGTCATCTTTATATGCTCGACGAATCCAGTCTCGCGAGCACTCGCCAAATGCGAGCGTTCCTCACAAAGCTGAATGCGAATGATCGCGTTCTCGTTATCGGAGACACCGCGCAGCATCAGGGCGTGGATGCAGGCCGTCCCTTTCAGCAGATGCAGGAGGCCGGTATGCGAACTTCGCAGCTCGACCGCATCCTGAGGCAAAAGGACCCGGAACTGCTCAAAGCCGTTGAGCATCTTTCGAAAAACGAAACTCGCGAAGGCATCAGGCTTCTACGAGAACAAGGGCGCATCATCGAAGTCACCGACCGCCGCGACCGTATCGCCGCCATCGCGAAAGATTATGCGGCACGTCCTGCAGACACCATCGTGGTATCGCCCGACAATCGCAGTCGTCAGGAGATCAACGAGGCCGTCCGCAACGAACTCAAGCAGCAGGGCTACTTGGCTCTCGTGCAGAAACCCTGCATACACTTGCGCACCGCTCTGACATGA
- a CDS encoding type IV secretion system DNA-binding domain-containing protein, with translation MATQWGRKETIIWPPHVPLMSYCSIAGALLLTIFFAWEHYAFQLAPLQKAYLTYYVRAEVGSAFHAHQSYRLVYLGGADAKPRPAMPVDFTEGVMTLPNGKHMRFSLSELATLQGYRFPFRGTLEKLADASMYRWLHDAIYDQRSPWQTFRVSFLEGGCCLVLLLVWAVPRDFRRFKELKYGRVLRGPRMLDPNEFNKAQKGDGLGFKTTESDKMMRIPLQKEAQHLQLMGDTGVGKTQLIMQCLRQIRGRGDSAVVYDPACEYIHRFYDASRGDIVLNPLDARCPYWGPAQELESDDEAYAIATSLYAPKTDKVDEFFHETPAQIFAHLLKKGPTPHQLAKWMSDDVQLMKMVDGTEMAFYIDRKAGPQRAGVLSSLGLVAKCFRMLPERDESRPVWNARTWSKKREGWIFITSRPPERDTLRPLHSLWIDLLVMRLLSAPQPGQKPVWFVIDELASLQRLPQLHTAITENRKSKNPLILGFQGKAQLEVIYGHLAEVMLSQPATKIFMKTAEPKAAEWISEAIGKVEIERLKETKFDGTRSGHNFTVERQIEPLVMGSEISGLDDRHAYLKLGNSVARFAFEYMDLPTPTSGFLPRKTAGGLAFNPDTLEPITPPPAPKSETPEESDNGESEGPHDKERVPIAWPTPAAVQQAEEQKSTAEQEEEQQEELEEEQARGPALIRET, from the coding sequence ATGGCTACACAATGGGGTAGAAAAGAGACGATCATCTGGCCGCCGCATGTTCCCTTGATGAGCTATTGCTCCATCGCTGGAGCTCTCTTGCTCACCATCTTCTTCGCATGGGAGCACTATGCCTTCCAGCTCGCGCCACTGCAAAAGGCATACCTGACCTACTATGTTCGCGCTGAAGTCGGCAGCGCTTTTCATGCTCACCAGAGCTATCGGCTGGTGTACCTGGGCGGAGCCGACGCGAAGCCACGCCCCGCCATGCCGGTTGATTTTACGGAAGGCGTCATGACTCTTCCGAACGGAAAGCATATGCGGTTCTCGCTGTCCGAGCTGGCGACTTTGCAGGGATACCGTTTTCCATTTCGCGGCACCTTGGAGAAGCTTGCGGATGCGTCTATGTATCGCTGGCTGCATGATGCAATCTATGACCAGAGGAGTCCGTGGCAGACGTTCAGAGTCAGCTTTCTTGAGGGCGGTTGCTGCCTCGTGTTGTTGCTAGTTTGGGCTGTTCCAAGGGACTTTCGCCGGTTCAAAGAACTGAAATACGGCCGTGTCCTGCGTGGTCCCCGGATGCTCGATCCGAACGAATTTAACAAAGCACAGAAGGGTGACGGACTTGGGTTCAAAACCACCGAATCCGACAAGATGATGCGGATTCCTTTACAGAAGGAAGCCCAACATCTTCAGCTCATGGGCGACACCGGTGTAGGAAAAACTCAGCTCATCATGCAGTGCCTTCGCCAGATCAGGGGACGAGGCGATTCGGCCGTCGTGTATGACCCTGCCTGCGAATACATCCATCGTTTTTATGACGCCTCGCGGGGGGACATCGTGCTCAATCCGCTCGATGCCCGTTGCCCCTATTGGGGACCGGCGCAAGAACTGGAATCCGATGACGAAGCCTACGCCATCGCCACCTCTTTGTATGCTCCCAAGACAGATAAGGTCGATGAATTCTTCCACGAGACGCCCGCGCAGATCTTCGCCCACTTGCTGAAAAAGGGGCCTACGCCGCACCAGCTCGCCAAGTGGATGTCGGATGATGTGCAGCTCATGAAGATGGTCGATGGAACCGAGATGGCGTTCTACATTGATAGGAAAGCCGGACCGCAACGTGCTGGCGTCCTGTCATCACTCGGACTCGTTGCCAAGTGCTTTCGGATGCTTCCGGAGCGGGATGAAAGCCGTCCCGTGTGGAACGCGCGTACCTGGTCGAAGAAGCGCGAGGGATGGATCTTTATTACCTCTCGTCCACCTGAGCGCGATACGCTCCGTCCGCTGCATTCGCTCTGGATTGACCTGCTCGTTATGAGGCTTCTGAGCGCACCGCAGCCGGGCCAAAAGCCGGTGTGGTTTGTGATCGACGAGCTGGCAAGTCTGCAGCGGTTGCCGCAACTTCACACTGCGATTACTGAAAACAGGAAGTCGAAAAACCCGCTCATACTTGGTTTTCAGGGGAAAGCGCAGCTCGAAGTCATCTACGGCCATCTAGCTGAGGTCATGCTTTCCCAACCTGCTACGAAAATCTTTATGAAGACCGCCGAACCCAAGGCCGCGGAATGGATATCGGAGGCCATCGGCAAGGTTGAGATTGAACGGCTCAAAGAGACCAAGTTCGACGGCACGCGGTCGGGGCACAACTTCACCGTCGAACGCCAGATCGAACCCCTGGTCATGGGCTCGGAGATCAGCGGATTGGACGACCGTCATGCCTATCTCAAGCTCGGGAACAGTGTGGCAAGGTTCGCATTCGAGTACATGGACCTGCCCACGCCGACCTCTGGTTTTCTTCCCCGCAAGACCGCTGGCGGCCTTGCTTTCAATCCCGATACATTGGAGCCAATCACGCCGCCACCCGCCCCAAAATCAGAAACACCGGAGGAGTCCGACAACGGGGAAAGTGAAGGCCCGCACGATAAAGAGCGCGTACCGATTGCATGGCCAACCCCTGCCGCCGTGCAGCAAGCCGAAGAACAGAAGTCCACCGCCGAACAAGAAGAAGAGCAGCAGGAAGAACTTGAAGAAGAGCAGGCACGCGGCCCAGCTCTGATACGGGAGACCTAG
- a CDS encoding RepB family DNA primase has product MNETAKDFLARSFAPDSTVALLLRTESPAKTQQRVVTLEQALAPRYLGWLAHQNHHGANIYVAANPLRSGSRKRTKECIASVRHLYLDIDEDGDARLAALRASDGLPVPGAILSTSPGKYQLLWRVEGFDFAQQEETLKRLAFAFGDDPACTDCNRVLRIPGFLNCKYSPAHCVTVEYPSDATYRPPDFRLPDAPAFAVLPLRGNARLSSGHKDTHSEQDWAWACFQLAQGKDAGKLTHELASRRSDKPNPLYYAQRTIDIASARQWLLEGVPVEDVITMLKVRRDAELPAALCCARAREIAATAERMVARRKIA; this is encoded by the coding sequence ATGAATGAAACAGCAAAAGACTTTCTCGCTCGGAGCTTCGCTCCTGACTCGACAGTTGCTCTCCTGCTTCGCACGGAGAGCCCAGCGAAGACGCAGCAGCGTGTGGTCACGCTCGAACAAGCGCTCGCGCCTCGTTACCTCGGCTGGCTCGCGCATCAGAATCACCACGGTGCAAACATCTATGTGGCTGCCAATCCGCTTCGCTCTGGCAGCCGCAAGCGCACGAAGGAGTGCATCGCTTCTGTCCGGCATCTGTACCTCGACATCGATGAGGACGGCGATGCCCGTCTCGCTGCGCTACGGGCATCGGATGGCCTGCCCGTTCCGGGCGCCATCCTATCCACATCGCCCGGCAAATACCAACTCCTCTGGCGCGTTGAAGGCTTCGACTTTGCGCAGCAGGAAGAAACCCTCAAGCGGCTCGCGTTCGCCTTCGGCGACGATCCCGCTTGCACCGACTGCAACCGGGTGCTTCGCATCCCCGGTTTCCTGAATTGCAAGTATTCTCCCGCTCACTGCGTGACGGTCGAATACCCATCCGATGCAACCTACCGTCCTCCGGACTTTCGGTTGCCGGATGCTCCGGCATTTGCCGTGCTCCCGCTCCGCGGGAACGCACGGCTTTCCTCCGGTCACAAGGACACGCATTCCGAACAGGATTGGGCGTGGGCTTGCTTTCAGCTCGCCCAGGGCAAAGATGCCGGCAAGCTAACGCACGAGCTGGCTTCGCGCCGCTCGGACAAACCGAACCCGCTGTACTACGCACAGCGGACGATTGACATCGCTTCCGCTCGCCAATGGTTGCTCGAAGGCGTGCCTGTCGAGGATGTCATCACGATGCTGAAAGTTCGCCGTGATGCAGAACTTCCCGCTGCACTTTGCTGCGCTCGTGCGCGGGAGATTGCGGCCACCGCCGAGCGGATGGTCGCGCGTAGAAAGATCGCCTGA
- a CDS encoding single-stranded DNA-binding protein — protein sequence MYTNKVTLIGFLGSDAEVRTNNDRSLTVLSLATKSSYKKDGKYIEHTDWHRCVVFGKLGEFAAKLQKGAHIMVEGEYRSRKFTSSKTDSEQTVWEVRVSSILKLDRAAKAAVEDDEELTEEEAA from the coding sequence ATGTACACCAACAAAGTCACCCTCATCGGCTTCCTCGGCAGCGACGCAGAAGTTCGCACCAACAACGACCGCAGCCTCACCGTTCTTTCCCTCGCAACCAAGTCCTCTTACAAGAAGGACGGCAAGTACATCGAGCACACCGACTGGCACCGTTGCGTCGTCTTCGGCAAGCTCGGTGAGTTCGCCGCCAAGCTTCAGAAGGGCGCTCACATCATGGTCGAGGGCGAGTACCGCAGCCGCAAGTTCACCAGCAGCAAGACCGACTCGGAGCAGACGGTTTGGGAAGTTCGGGTGAGCTCGATCCTCAAGTTGGACCGCGCCGCCAAAGCGGCCGTGGAAGACGATGAAGAACTCACCGAGGAGGAGGCCGCATAG
- a CDS encoding ATPase, T2SS/T4P/T4SS family yields the protein MSFQLILPFFPEELRALLQDPSISDLMINGTTGVYADRNGVVQHIPLSAPYTNDRLQAAIERVARILGQDLTSQNPILNTRLPDGSRVAVVGSPSSINGPTLTVRKFNRWYTSDELVASGGLPAHVRDAAVDLITKRKNGIISGGTGSGKSTLMKALLDHVPLQERLVVIEQPAELKIAHPNAVRWEAVAAIPGQVAITPSQLVAAALRHRPDRIIMGEIRDECGYDLLQAMNTGHGGTLSTLHADSAVDALDRLADMALSARTNLDQAFVRSQTGKAVDFVLHCERDITGRRRVRELITVSGYSHAEQCFQTEEVYRASDA from the coding sequence ATGAGCTTCCAGCTCATCTTGCCGTTCTTTCCGGAGGAACTGCGTGCGCTCCTTCAGGACCCGTCGATCTCGGATTTGATGATCAACGGGACGACCGGCGTCTACGCCGATCGGAACGGCGTTGTGCAGCATATCCCGCTATCCGCGCCATACACCAATGACCGCCTGCAGGCGGCCATTGAGCGCGTCGCTCGCATCCTTGGACAGGATCTGACCAGCCAAAATCCCATCCTGAACACGCGTTTGCCTGACGGCTCGCGTGTGGCTGTCGTCGGGTCTCCCTCTTCGATCAATGGCCCGACGCTCACGGTGCGCAAATTCAACCGCTGGTATACCTCCGACGAGCTGGTCGCGTCCGGTGGACTTCCAGCCCACGTTCGCGACGCCGCTGTAGACCTCATTACGAAGCGCAAGAACGGCATCATCAGCGGTGGAACGGGCAGTGGCAAGTCGACGCTCATGAAGGCTCTTCTTGACCACGTTCCGCTTCAGGAACGGCTGGTCGTGATCGAGCAACCAGCCGAGCTAAAGATCGCCCATCCGAATGCCGTGCGATGGGAGGCCGTCGCCGCCATTCCCGGGCAGGTTGCCATCACGCCGAGCCAGTTGGTGGCGGCAGCTCTCCGCCACCGCCCAGACCGCATCATCATGGGCGAAATCCGCGACGAGTGCGGCTATGACTTGCTGCAGGCCATGAATACTGGGCATGGCGGAACGCTCTCGACATTGCACGCGGATTCCGCCGTGGATGCCCTCGACAGGCTGGCCGACATGGCCCTGAGTGCAAGAACGAATTTGGACCAGGCTTTTGTCCGGTCGCAGACCGGCAAAGCCGTGGACTTTGTGTTGCATTGCGAGCGCGATATCACGGGCCGCCGCCGCGTCCGGGAGCTGATTACGGTCTCCGGTTACAGTCACGCGGAGCAATGCTTCCAGACGGAGGAGGTCTATCGTGCTTCCGACGCCTGA
- a CDS encoding type IV secretion system protein, whose translation MATHAVPSTMPLTPKHAVLTDEIGNEVYASHYAERKAYRLILGCGTVLLLGSMGLNLSLARRPVANRYIRIDEMGRAQAIQYSDLNYSPREGEVRTYLTDWANYRYTISRDTIAKKYPLNYYFLSGNLASQLMTEDNQNHLVSQVVGGQIEQSDVEVKNVTITSMSQETVQGAAMARGTALVTIDKLYSARNSREPRVEHWGISVTYYLNPKQVSDQAKVFPQFEIINPLGMTITEFHENRLSVDPIAPVTTSALPAAPATPPAGAAR comes from the coding sequence ATGGCAACTCACGCTGTTCCTTCTACTATGCCGCTCACGCCGAAGCACGCTGTGCTGACCGATGAAATCGGCAACGAGGTCTATGCGTCCCACTATGCTGAGCGGAAAGCGTACCGCCTCATTCTTGGCTGCGGCACTGTACTCTTGCTGGGATCGATGGGACTCAATCTTTCTCTCGCCCGCCGGCCTGTCGCTAACCGCTATATCCGCATCGATGAAATGGGCCGGGCACAAGCTATCCAGTACAGCGATTTGAACTACAGCCCGCGCGAGGGTGAAGTCCGGACCTATCTCACGGATTGGGCGAACTATCGCTACACCATCAGCCGCGACACCATTGCAAAGAAGTATCCGCTGAACTACTACTTCCTGTCCGGAAATCTGGCGTCTCAACTGATGACCGAAGACAATCAGAATCACCTCGTCTCGCAAGTGGTTGGCGGCCAGATTGAGCAGAGTGACGTTGAGGTCAAGAACGTCACCATCACCTCTATGTCTCAGGAGACCGTACAGGGCGCGGCGATGGCCCGCGGCACCGCGCTCGTGACCATCGACAAGCTCTACTCAGCCCGGAATTCGCGGGAGCCGCGTGTCGAGCATTGGGGCATCAGCGTCACGTACTATCTCAACCCCAAACAGGTCAGCGACCAAGCCAAAGTCTTCCCGCAGTTCGAGATCATCAACCCACTAGGAATGACCATCACGGAGTTCCATGAGAACCGCCTTTCCGTTGATCCCATTGCCCCTGTGACAACAAGCGCGTTGCCGGCTGCTCCGGCAACGCCACCCGCAGGGGCGGCGCGATGA
- a CDS encoding PDDEXK nuclease domain-containing protein gives MQSPNIGEAGFSEVLRLIAAARERAFQAVNTTLIDLYWKIGEHISRKISAAEWGDGVVPQLADYIARAEPSMRGFTTSNLFRMKKFYETYLDEPISAPLAHQLPWSHNLIILGRSKRPEEREFYLRMAVKERWTKRELERQFNTALFERVVLSPTKVAPVVHQTHPAAGASFRDSYFVEFLGLPQRHSERDLHQGLLARMKEFLLELGRDFCFVGSEFPVQVGNRDFALDLLFFHRGLNCLVAFELKVTEFEPEYLGKLSFYLEALDRDVRKEHERPSIGVLLCAYKDDEVVEYALSRTLSPTLIADYQTQLPDKKLLRSALHGFYEENVTENLVQPAPSKRKRSAPKKRK, from the coding sequence TTGCAATCGCCAAACATTGGCGAGGCTGGCTTCTCGGAAGTGCTGCGGCTCATCGCCGCGGCTCGCGAGCGGGCCTTTCAAGCCGTCAACACCACACTGATCGATCTCTACTGGAAGATCGGTGAGCACATAAGCCGCAAAATTTCTGCCGCGGAATGGGGAGACGGTGTGGTGCCGCAACTGGCCGACTATATTGCGCGCGCGGAGCCGTCGATGCGCGGCTTTACCACCAGCAACCTCTTCAGAATGAAAAAGTTCTACGAAACGTACTTGGATGAGCCAATTAGTGCGCCGCTGGCGCACCAATTGCCTTGGAGTCACAACCTTATCATCCTCGGCCGGAGCAAACGCCCTGAGGAGCGCGAGTTCTATCTGCGCATGGCGGTAAAGGAGCGTTGGACAAAACGAGAGCTGGAGCGCCAGTTCAATACAGCGCTTTTCGAGCGGGTAGTCCTCTCGCCCACAAAAGTGGCGCCGGTGGTGCACCAAACTCATCCGGCTGCTGGTGCATCCTTCAGAGACTCCTATTTTGTTGAGTTTCTGGGGCTGCCTCAACGACATAGCGAGCGCGACCTGCATCAGGGCTTGTTGGCTCGCATGAAAGAGTTCCTGCTGGAACTTGGCCGTGATTTCTGCTTCGTCGGTTCTGAATTTCCAGTGCAGGTGGGCAACCGTGACTTCGCGCTGGATCTGCTCTTTTTCCATCGCGGGCTGAATTGCCTCGTTGCTTTCGAGTTGAAGGTCACGGAATTTGAGCCGGAGTACCTCGGCAAGCTGAGCTTCTACTTGGAAGCACTGGATCGTGATGTGCGGAAAGAACACGAGCGTCCGTCGATCGGTGTTCTGCTCTGTGCCTATAAGGATGACGAAGTCGTCGAGTACGCTTTGAGCCGAACCCTCTCTCCGACGCTGATTGCTGATTACCAAACGCAATTGCCCGATAAGAAGCTGCTTCGAAGTGCGCTGCACGGGTTCTACGAAGAAAATGTCACGGAAAATCTCGTCCAGCCCGCTCCCAGCAAACGAAAGCGCAGCGCTCCGAAGAAGCGCAAATAG